A section of the Tamandua tetradactyla isolate mTamTet1 chromosome 4, mTamTet1.pri, whole genome shotgun sequence genome encodes:
- the LOC143679317 gene encoding nuclear pore-associated protein 1-like, with the protein MTEPVFSGLTPPRFTSGIPVGTQRAYGNNTGAAANDTNLTPGFATATGMPSTGDSSSLGAKTDRGPLVFTGPAALKGITGCGVSVPAPRPSSMSGALNFGEGPSGRDSITSVPQTPTIQGMPSARAVGAQDTASSQGRSKTHFGNIDYLMSFRNGLSTSAKKLPS; encoded by the exons ATGACAGAACCAGTGTTTTCAGGACTCACACCCCCACGTTTCACCTCTGGGATCCCTGTTGGCACCCAGAGGGCCTATGGAAACAACACAGGTGCTGCTGCCAATGACACAAACCTGACTCCTGGCTTTGCTACTGCCACGGGGATGCCCAGCACTGGGGATAGCAGCTCACTGGGTGCAAAGACTGATAGAGGACCACTTGTCTTTACAGGCCCTGCAGCCCTGAAGGGAATTACAGGCTGTGGGGTCAGTGTGCCTGCCCCACGACCCAGTTCCATGTCTGGAGCTCTGAACTTTGGGGAAGGGCCAAGCGGTAGAGACAGCATCACTTCTGTTCCACAGACACCAACCATCCAGGGTATGCCTAGTGCAAGAGCAGTGGGAG CCCAAGACACAGCATCTTCGCAAGGTAGAAGCAAAACTCACTTCGGGAACATTGATTATCTGATGTCCTTTCGGAATGGCCTTTCCACGTCTGCAAAGAAGCTCCCATCCTAG